A single region of the Nicotiana sylvestris chromosome 6, ASM39365v2, whole genome shotgun sequence genome encodes:
- the LOC104230483 gene encoding tetrapyrrole-binding protein, chloroplastic — MATNSFKSIHHHHTLRRRHSIDCPFSSSSFFLKPITKNPSSTSFSNHNLITFSLSSTTRTTPTTTPTTPTTPFDVLEQHLSAQDFRQADEETRRLLIVLAGEAVVKRGYVFFSEVQFIQESDLKEIDSLWRKYSDNKFGYSVQKKIWNKVNRDFTSFFIKVGWMKKLESSEVDQYNYRAFPNEFIWELNEETPEGHLPLTNALRGTQLLSSIFTHPAFVEEGEEEKEEEKQGSISGEDKGSVKKGGLLGGLRSKLFGKPDYSF; from the coding sequence ATGGCAACTAATTCTTTCAAGTCCATTCATCACCACCATACATTAAGGAGAAGGCATTCTATTGATTGccctttttcttcctcttcctTTTTCCTCAAACCAATTACCAAAAACCCCTCTTCAACTTCATTTTCCAATCACAATCTCATCACTTTTTCACTTTcctccaccaccagaaccacccCCACCACCACCCCCACTACCCCCACCACCCCATTTGACGTTCTTGAACAACACTTATCAGCTCAAGACTTCAGACAAGCTGACGAGGAAACTCGGCGTCTACTCATAGTTTTAGCCGGAGAAGCAGTAGTCAAACGAGGCTATGTTTTCTTCTCTGAAGTTCAGTTCATTCAAGAATCTGACCTCAAAGAAATTGATTCCCTTTGGAGAAAATACAGTGACAACAAATTTGGATACAGTGTTCAGAAAAAAATATGGAACAAAGTGAACAGAGATTTCACTAGTTTTTTTATTAAAGTTGGTTGGATGAAGAAACTAGAAAGCAGTGAAGTAGACCAGTATAATTACAGGGCATTTCCAAATGAATTTATTTGGGAATTAAATGAGGAAACCCCAGAAGGACATTTGCCACTAACAAATGCACTAAGAGGAACTCAACTATTGAGTAGCATTTTTACTCATCCTGCTTTTgttgaagaaggagaagaagagaaagaagaggaaaaacaagGAAGTATTTCTGGGGAAGATAAAGGAAGTGTAAAGAAAGGAGGATTATTGGGTGGTTTGAGGAGTAAATTATTTGGTAAACCAGATTACAGCTTTTGA